A window of the Candidatus Binatia bacterium genome harbors these coding sequences:
- a CDS encoding VOC family protein, whose protein sequence is MAAVEGLKGLRHVALKVRDIRRAKDFYQQCFGMEVVWEPDPQNVYLSSGCDNLALHESHRGTDISTGGDSLDHLGFVVESVARVRELEEDFRAKGVKIVQPFKIHRDGSASFYCAAPDGIVIQMLYEPHLSRQVLK, encoded by the coding sequence ATGGCCGCCGTCGAAGGACTTAAGGGACTCCGCCACGTGGCGCTCAAGGTGCGCGATATCCGCCGCGCCAAGGATTTTTACCAGCAGTGCTTCGGGATGGAGGTCGTTTGGGAGCCCGACCCCCAAAACGTCTATCTGTCTTCCGGGTGCGACAACCTCGCGCTTCACGAGTCGCACCGCGGGACGGACATTTCGACTGGCGGAGACTCTCTGGATCACCTCGGTTTCGTCGTCGAGAGCGTCGCGCGAGTCCGCGAGCTGGAGGAGGACTTTCGCGCCAAGGGAGTCAAGATCGTCCAGCCGTTCAAGATCCACCGCGACGGCAGCGCGTCTTTTTACTGCGCCGCTCCCGACGGCATCGTCATCCAGATGCTCTACGAGCCGCACTTGAGCCGGCAGGTGTTGAAGTAA